The nucleotide sequence TAATTGATTTGGGAAACCCAGTCTGATTGATTCTTGACATGACCGTTACACCATTTGTCTGAAAGTTTACTGAGGGTGGCAGCAGTCAATCAGGGGTTCTGATACGAATGGATCTAAGCCAACGGATGGCAGGCGTAATAATGTCTGCCAACGGCTGTTCAATGAGGGATCATCCGGTTTTGTCCGTCGTGCTTCTGCCAGGGTTGATAGAGCGTCGTACCAGACCAGTTCTTTAGCATAGAGATCACTGCGTTGTAAGGGGGTTGCCTGCTCAATTTGCTTCATGATTGAGGGATTCAGGGCAACTCGTTCTACCCAGCCAGATACAAAGGCGGGGGCATCGTTCTTGCGGCAGTACACTTCAAAGTACCAGGTGTAGGATTTGCCCGGTTCAAGGGCTGGGGCAGCCGCAGGCAGCGTCAGACCAACAACGCCAGGGGACAGGACTGATCCGGCTATTTCCGCCTCATACACATCCTGATCTGCCTCATCTCGCAGGACCAATTTGATCAGGGTTGTTGGACTGAGGTGATAGGGAACATAAACCCAGAAACTGGGATGGGTTTGCGTTGTCTTGCCACCGCTCTCAGCGGCGATCGGTGCCAGGGCAGTCAGTGGTTTTGGGGTTTGTGGACAGCCGCCCCGACTCGCGCCACCAGTACTTCTGCGAGGGCGTCCCTTACTGCTGAAATTCTGTGCCCATCCGGGCAAACTGCAATTCGCTATACCCAGGCAAATGATTAGCATCACACAGATGAACGACCTGGCATAAAGATAGGGTTTGATTGGTGTCATTCTTGAAGTCATTGCCATCACCCATTGAAGGTTAGATTTTAGATTTCAGAGCAATCACACTACCGCCTGTGCCCACCAGTACCAGTGCTGCCGGAATCAGTGGCACCCATCCTGCCTGGAGCAGGATTAAAAAGCAACATCCATACAGGGCACCACCGGCAACCACCACGCCAGCCAGTATCAGTCTGATCCGTGAGACCATTGACAGCCCCACAATACCAGTGACCATACCCCACGCCCAGATCCAGAGGACATCTCCCCACTGGGGCAAATACCAGAAAATTGGTCTACCATTGAGCACGGCACTGAGGATCTGGCTGACCATGTGGGCGTGGATCTCGACCCCAGATTTTTCACCATAGGGGGTCAGGTGATAGTCTCTGAACGTAGGAGCAATGGTGCCAATTAAAATGATGCGATCGCGCACCAATGCTGCCAGTTCTCCATCCATTGAGCCATTGAGAATTTTGGTCAGGGAAATTTGACGGGCAATGGGTTGGGCTGCCCGGTAATTGAGTAGCACTTCATAGCCACCCAAACCGGGCTGATGGTACCCTCCCGTATGGGCTTCCAGACTGGGAAACACCTGGTTACCAATGTACAATCTGGTATCCACCAGCCGGGAGGGGAGATTGCGACGTGCCAAGTAACGCTGTGCCAGCAAATAACTGAAGGATTGGCTGGTCTGGCAGTCTGCATCGGAAGCCATCCCAATCGTGTGGCGACGAATTTTATCATCGGGATCGAGGGGTAAGTTCGCAAAACCAATTTGTTCCAGAGGTACCTCAGGTGGTGGTTTAATTGGGGGTGCCTTGTCCCCATTGCCAATGGTACAGACTGCAATCAAATGTTGTAGGAGGGACTTGAGTTCTGGCTGATCGGAGGCAAGGGGGCGATCGCGGTAAATATCCAATCCAATTGCGATCGGTTGATGGAGTGCCAGTTTCTTCAGCAATTGATGCAGTGCTGTATCTGACAATGATCCCTGCCGTTGCATTCCCTGTTTATCTTGATAGTGCAGATCAAATTCATCGATGGTGATCAACAGTAAGCGATCGTCCGGTGGTTCGGTGGGGCGTAGTCGCATCAGATGGTCAAATGCCAGTAACTCCAGCGGTTGCAGCCAGCCTAGAAACCGCAAACCCATGACTAAACTGGTGACCAGCCAACTGGTTAACAGGACAAATCGCCAGGATTTCCAGGGTGGTGATTGAGTCAGGATTGCGGGCTGACTTTCAGGTAGAGTTCCACTCACTTCTGGATCAGCATTCTCAGCCACCGCCGCAGACAATTCTTCTCTGTTTCCCAGTAATCCCTGCCAGGAGAGGGAGCAGTCCAGGGAGTGTTGAAAAATGACGGGTAGCCAACTGGCACAGGGAAATTTTCCTTCCAATCCTTGCAGTTGCTCCCGTGCCTGCCGCGTTGCCAGATAGAGCGGTTCCCCCTGAACTAAAGCATCCAGAAAATAGTGCAAAAATTCCTGAGCCACCGGGTCGGGAACGGGTTCCCGCATCACAATCAACTGGGGTAAGTGGAGGTGTTCCAGTTCCTGCGCCAATCCCAAACCATCGCAAGAGTTGAAAATTGCCAGTTGCAATCCCTGGCTGATTGCCCGTCGTAAACCATACTTCAACTCTTCCAGGGTCAAACTCTCCTGGGGATTGATGTAAAGACGACCCGCTTCCCCTTCAGTCTGGCTGTGTCCGGCAAAGAATAGAATGTCCCAGGGGTGTTGCCACAGGTGTTGATTAAGTTGTTGTCTGGGTGGTTCCACCAGAAAGGTTACGGCGGCATTGGGTAGTTGCTGCAATCGGTTGCGATCGGCTGCCACATTGATGCCAGTACAATTTCCCAAAATCGCCAGAATTCTCACTTTGCCATCCGGGATTGCTGTTCTGCTTGAACGAAGGCGCTGAACGGTCAAACAACTCAAGCTAATTTCTATCCGGGTGTAATGCTCTAACAAATTCCACAAATGCCAGGGTAGCCGACGCACATTCCAGTCCTGGGTGCGAACCACCATGTGCACTGGCTCATGCAGGTTAAGATTTTCTCGCAGGCACCGATCCACCCGGCGAAATTCCTCTGCATCCAGCCACCGATTGAAGCGATCGCGCAATGCCCGCGCTGTTTGCTGACAACTTTCCTGCCAGTTCACCGACCCGCCGTAGATGATTTCCTGGGGAATAATCCGACCAGGAATGCCGAGACTGCGGTATGCCTGCTGCCACTGATCCAGCAATAACACCAGTGCCGGGTCCGGGGGTAGCATTGCCATCTGTTCCAGCGATGGGCGATCGCCCTCAATGCCAATCTCCAGAGTAACTCGAAACCCTTGCTGTTCCAGATCGCCATCTAACTTCAGAACGACTAATTTTCCGGGGATAAGCACACTGATAGTCCTCTCGCATTGGCTGAAGCATGGCTCAGAGAACAAAGGCTTCCGTAATGCTCTGTTTGCCAGATATGATTTGAATACTAAATTTTTCACCTGGCATTCCTTTGAATTTCAACTGAATGATTTCAGTATTGCGGGATTGGGCCTGCATCACAGCAATTCCAGTTTCATCTAAAACCAGAAGTTCCAATTCCGGTGGCAGATAGGTTTGATTACCCGTTGGAAAAATCCTTACCCAGATGTCCATACTCGATTCATCAACAGGCCGTAGCCCTACCACAAGTGCCAGTGGTGCATCATCTGACCATCGTTTCAAATCCAGTAGTTTTCCTCGTGTGGCAGGCAGATCCAGCCCCTGCAATGACTCACCACTTCGGAAGCTCCAGGCAGGTTGTGGTTCCCCCAATAGTTGATCGATGGTTTGCCATCCCATTTCCACCACCCCCTGCAACCATCGCCGCAACTCTACGGGTTGACGAATGGATTCCGCTGGCTCTACAGGACACAGGTCATCCAGCAATTCGGCCAGCGATCGCAGGTGTTGCAAAGCAATCTCTGAACCGATTACCGCAGGCACAAAGCCCAGCAAAGTAGCTTCACTGAGTTCCTGGTTGAATTGCACTGCTACGTAGCCCAGGCGATCGCTCCTCACTTCTGGGGGCACATAACAACTTTCTGCCCCTGGCAGCACCGGGCGACATTCCAGCTTGCCCCGATGGCGAATGACTAAATCCGCCGTATCCGCCAATGCCTGCATCGCCCCATTCCAGCTATCACTGGCGGCTAAATCAGTTTCAATCCCAAACCAGCTCAGGTAAGACTGCACTGCCTGCACCGCCAGCGTATTCAGATACACCTGTTTAGCTTTTTGCGGATTAGGTTGCTGCTGGCGAAACTGGTTCGCAATCTGGTGAGCCTTTAAGGTCAATGGCATGGTGAACACAGCACTCTCTCTGGTAAACGGCATCATGGTTAAACTCTCCTTTCCAGGAGATTACGATAAATAGGCTTTTAACTGTGGAGCAAACCGGATGAGACACCGCTGGTAAAAGCTACTCAGCGTTGGGATGGCAATCCCCAACTCGTCTGAAAGTTCCTGCCAGGAGTAGCCTGCCAGCCGTTTAATGGCAAGAAATTGAAAGTTTGCCTGTGGGTGGCGGTCGATGTGCGATCGCTGAAACAAACCATCTGGATCGTCCTCCAAACACTGCAAAACCTGTTGAGAAGGCAATGGCATCAGTTGCGGATTAACCTCGCTGGGATTGTTCCGATCCAGATCATCTAACGTTAGTCGCTTTACTCCTCTCGGTAGTGTCGCAAAAACTTCCCGACTCGCCTCAATGAAAAACTGCCGATTGAGTAAAAAGTTTGCCCATTGCAGCACCTCTCCGCGATCAGGTTGATAGCGGTCAATCTTGTCGCAAATATGGGCAAATAATCGCTGCACCGCTTCGGCATAAATTTCCTCATACAATCCCTGGAACTGCTCTCGCCGGGGGCGGGCAAGCCTGCGCGATCGCTCAATCCCACCAATCAATTGAGCCAGTGCCCGTTGCCGTTCTCGACTTTTAGGCGGCTGTTGTTGAGCGGCGATCGCGAGTTGCTTTAACTGGCGATCAATAACATCAGTCGATGCCTCATCCGGTTCATTCATAAGGGGGCAGAGTTGATGAATTCAGTGAGCGTTACCGATTCCCACAAGAGTGCATCCGTAACCCTCATTGGGTTCTTGCATTCTGGAACCCATTTTTATGCAAAGCTGAGAAACTTGCTGAAATAACTTGGGTAACCACCCAACTTTGAATTTAGGGAACAACGGACTGCCCATAAACAAACTTACCAAAGCAGCAAGAACCAGAATTCCTTGTTTTCTGAGAGTAGAGAGATAGCCAGGAATGCGGCAGAACATGTTCCCGTCCTTGCCGTATCCGCATCCCCATTTCATCAAAGTGTTTTACCGTTGCCCGCTGTAAGTGAGTCTCAATTGCCCTGCTAATGGGTTTAATGGCCTCGTGATTCAGAACAGCCGATTGAATATCTGGAACGATCTGATTCACTCGATCCCCCTGACAAGGGTGACAAATCTCCCTTTAGTTTGCTCCAGCGTCTCTGGCTGTTAATGAACTGACTTTTCCCACAGGCTTCTAACGATGTTGTTGGGTCAGATGCCGCCGAGCAGCACGCACTTGCGCGCCACATTCCACCTGCCATCCCGTGAGAAATGATTCGAACTCCGGCCACTCCTGAGTTCATTGAGTTTCAGGTTTGGGGACGAAGGGGGTGTGCCCCCAAACCCCCACTATCTTATGGAGAATTACGCCTACCTACTTGGTAGCAAGAGAGGGTAAACAATCCGTATTTCTACGAGTAAGCTTTGCTAACTTCTTAAAGTTTTATTTTTAGACCAAAATTCTCAACTGAACAATAATTCCAAAAAGTCGTAAAATTATCAGCCAAACAACGGTTTTTTTAATGGTTGGTTGCCATGATAAGGCACCAGAAGAGCCTTGGATCCGGCATTTGATCAAAACTTAAAAATCTTCCAGCCAGGTAAAACCTGTATTTCTACTGTACTGACTACCCAGTTTTTCAGTGATATTAGTTACATAAGTAGGGTTCTCCCCCATGCCCACCTAATATCACTGTATTTTTTTCTCCTGAGCAACTCAGAAATCGCTGCATTCCTATCGTCAAAACTACCATGGTCACTTTTAACTTCAGCTACGTACCAGGTACGACTCTTGAACAAATGGTCGGCTTTGAAACCGCTGGCCGTATTTGGTCGTCCTACCTAAAGGATGATGTCACCATCAATCTGCATGTTGGCGTCAGCAGTGATTTGCCGACGGGTGCCATTGGCGGTGCCTTACCAGGGATTCATGCTAACCAGCGCTATGAAAACTGGCGAATCCAATTGGCGAATGATCGCACCTCTGCTGATGACCAGAGCGCATTCTTGCATCAACAAGATGATCCTGACAAATTCACAGCGTTAATCAATGGCTACAAGGTCGATAACAACGAGACCTTGAACATGACCCGTGCTAATGCCAAAGCTCTGGGCATGTTACCTGCTCAGGATACAGCTCTAGATGGCTATATCGTGTTTGGTAGCTTGTCGTGGCGCTCTCTCTACTCCTGGAGCTATGACTATACTTTAGGCCCTGACTCTAGCCAAGCATTGGATTTTTTAAGTACGGCTGTTCATGAAATTGGTCATGTTCTGGGGTTCGTGAGTGGGATTGATAAGCCCGGTTGGCTGACCCAGGTTATAGACTACTATGCATCAGCGAGCGACTTTTATGCCTCATTGACGGGTCAACTCGGCCATGCGACTCCCCTTGATATGTTCCGGTTCTCGGCTGAAAGTCGGAGGCAGGCTGGCTCCGGTGATAGCTGGATCGACCTGTCGGTCCGTGGCAATCCTTATTTTTCAGTGGATGGTGGCTGGAGTAGTGTCGGCCAGTTTTCTACTGGCAAAGAGATGCGGAGGCTAGGCGGTGATGGCTACCAAGCAAGCCACTGGAAGAAAGGAACGTTGGGTGTGATGAACCCAACTCTGGCTCCGGGCAGCCGGATGCTGGTTTCGGGTATCGACCTGCGAGCAATGGATGTGATCGGGTGGGATCTGGCTCCCAATGCGATGAATCTTAATCTTGATTTATCGGCTTTGGTTGAGCAATCACGACAGGCGTTAGCGGATCGGTTAGGAAAGCCAGTGGATTGGCTGACAAACCATGCCAATGTTGCCAGCCAACAACTGACGCAGGATCTTTCCAGAGAGCTGGAAATCATGGTGGAAAATAGTCAGGTCTACGAGTGGGGAGTGCGGATTCAGTTCGGAGGCTATCGCCAGGTGATTGAGATGATGAGCCGCCAGGAAATTTACACAAGCTTCCAGACCCTGGACTCTGAGGGGCTTTCTACTTCCTGGGAGCAGGGGTCTTCTCCGGTGAACCTGGCGGAGGCGATCGCAGATTTCTCTGGCAAAATCACCAGTCGGCAGGGAGTCAAGCCCATGAATTGGCTACAGCAAATTTCGATGAGTGGCATTGAGTTTGATAAATTCACAAGTCGATTGATTCGTCAACTCGTTCGGGCGATCGCGTTTCAACCCGTCAGTGATGCTGCTGCATCTACAGCATCTTTCACTTCCACCTTTGAGAACCTGGCCTTTTCAGGCAACCAACTGCTAAAGGTTGAAAAAATGCAGCCGACATTCTTGAATTGGCAAACCTACTATTACGGCAAATCTGTAGAGTCTCCTTTCAGCGAGGTCTTCCAGGAAGTCGTTGATAACCAATTCTTTGAACCATGGCTGAATGGCTTTCAAATGATCTAGCCAACAGCCTCTCAGCCTGGCTCTCTGGGCTTGGAGTAAGAACAGGAAAACAGCCTCTTGCTCTTGTTGACAAGAGGCCTATCAATGTCCAGAAGTTCCCAGCTTAAAACTACCAGGTCAAGTTCAGATCCAAACTTGCTGTTTCTTATAAGTAGAATTTGTTTTTAGACTGAATCAGGGCTTAAACTTTCAGTTGATGATGGTTGAGGAATTAACTACTACGGCTCACAAGCGACTCACATGTACAAAGAGTAAAGATAGATTTCCTGAACCAATGAATAGACTGCAACCAGTACAGAGCATTGACTTCTCCCGGCTACTTTTGTCTTCGCTATTCGCTGGGATGATGGTTTCCCACATCGCCCCCGTGTCTGCCCAGATTATCCCAGATGCGACACTTCCAAACCCTTCTAGTGTTCCTGCAGGATGTACGGCTTGTACCATCGAAGGCGGCACAGTTCGAGGTAGTAACTGGTTTCATAGCTTTAGCCAGTTTTCAATACCAACGGGTGGAGAAGCCTTCTTTAACAATGCGGATCCAGCCATTCAAAATATCATCGCCAGAGTGACGGGGGGTTCTGCTTCCAGCATTGATGGGGTGCTTCGTGCAAACGGCACAGCAAACTTGTTTTTGCTCAATCCCAGTGGCATTGTTTTTGGGCCTAATGCTCAACTCAATCTAGGAGGATCGTTCATTGCTAGCACCGCCGATCGCCTCCTTTTTGCAGATGGTACTGAGTTTAGTGCTGTTAACCCCACGGTGTCTCCGCTACTGACGGTGAGTGTCCCTCTGGGGCTGCAATATGGCTCTGATCCTGGACCGATTGAAGTGCAGGGACCGGGTAATAACCTGTTTGTTGCAACGGATCCCTTTGAAATTGTGCGAGCATTTCGACCTCCTGGCCTGCAAGTGCAGCCTGGGCAAACCCTGGCGCTTGTAGGAGGCAACCTATTTTTGCCAGGCGGCAATCTCACAGCAGAAGGTGGCAGAATTGAGCTGGGAAGTGTAACTGGCGGCACAGTGTCCCTGGTGCCAACCAATCCAGGTTGGGCTGTGAGTTATCAAGGCGCGGCAGGCTTTGGTGAGATTCGTCTGACGCAGGCCGCTTCTGCCGATGTAAGTGGTGATAGCGGGGGCACCGTTCAAGTCCAGGGGCGCCGTGTCAGTCTCGCTGAGGGTTCCTCGTTGTTAACCCTGACGACCGGCTCAGGCAGGGGTGGGCAACTGACTATCCGCGCCACTGAGTCGGTTGAGGTTTCCGGTTTTTCCACGGATCCCGTTTTTGGCCCGCTGTTTCCCAGTAGTTTGTTGGCTGAAGTCGATTTAGGCGCAACTGGACAGGGAGGAGATGTTACCATCACCACTGGGCAATTACTCCTAACCGATGGAGCAAAAGTATCTGTTAGTACTTCTGGCCCCGGTCCAGGCGGAAACCTTCAGATCCAGGCAGAAACGATAGAACTGGCGAGAAGTTCGCTCTTTTTTGGCCCAAGTCAACTGGCAGCAGATGCAGGCAATCCGGATAGTGGGCAGGGTGGAAGTATTAAGGTCGGTGCTAACCAGATAAGGCTGGGTGGTGGCGGTTGGATAACTGCGATCGCTGAAGGGACTGGTAATGCAGGGACAATTCGTCTGAGTGCTGAGGCGATTGATTTGACAGGCGGCAGCGTGGATGACTTGCCAGCGCTGATTACAACCCAGGTGGCTCCGGATAGTAGCGGCAACGGTGGGGAGATTTGGCTCCAGGCCAATCGTCTCAAAGTGTCGGATGGGGCGCAAGTTTCTACCTCAACCTTTGGTGCTGGTAATGCGGGGCGGCTTCAGATTTTTGCTCAAGACATAGAAGTAATCGGAGGCGCAGTTCAAGGCCCATCTGCATTACTTTCTACGGTTGAACCGGGTGCAACAGGTCAGGGCGGCAATCTGGAAATTACCACTGGCCGCTTGCGGGTGGCCGATGGTGCCCAGGTGGCTTCCGATACTCTGGGAGAGGGAAAGGCCGGTGATTTGCTTGTCAATGCCCGAATCGTTGAGTTAGCGGGTTTTAGTCTCCAGGGTAGTAGTGGCTTGTTTGCTGGAGCACTGATTGGCTCTGGGGCAGGAGGGGATGTGCGTGTCACAGCCGATCGCCTGGTCATTCGAGATGGGGCAACAATTAGTGTCAGTAATTTCCCAAGCCGCGACCTGAGTATTCCAGCAGGCACAGGCTCCGTTGGCAATATCCAAATCAATTCCAGGTTTGTTCAGCTCGATGGTGAGAGTAGCCTGACTGCCGCCAGTGCTGGCGGTGATAAGGGGAATATTTTTGTGAATGCTCAGGTGATTGAGTTGCGCCGCGGTAGTTCAATTTCTACTAATGCGCTGGGCACGGCAACGGGTGGTAATATTTCTATCAACACAGATTTTTTGGTGGCTGTGAAGGAAGAAAACAGTGACATCACAGCAAATGCCGTGAGCAATTTTGGTGGGCGGGTTGTGATTGAAGCTATCAGTATTTTGGGTCTTGAGTTTCGGCCTCAATTAACGCCTTTTAGTGACATTACGGCCTCTTCTGATCTGGGGCCATTGTTTAGTGGGGTTGTCGAAATTCGCACTCCGGATAGCGACCCAAGTCGGGGTATAACGTCCCTTCCCAGCGGATTAACAGATGCCAGCGATCTTATTGCGGCTACTTGCGAACGGGCACCGGGTAATACCTTTTTAGTCGTTGGACGGGGTGGGCTACCCACCGACGCCAGTCAACCGTTGCGAGGCAGTTCTGTCTGGTCAGATTTGCGGTTAAGCGCAATTTCTCGTCAATCAGGTCAGAACACTGGCCCGTCGAAGCTATCTCCTACAGTCCAATCATCAGGCACCCGAAAGCCTCCTGAACCAATTGTAGAAGCCCAAAGATGGGTGAAAGATGAGAAAGGGCAGATCTTTCTGGTCACCCAAGTATCTCAAACTTCTGGAGTTGGCCAGTGGGATACGGTGATTGATTGTGCGACTCACCGCTCAGCCCTGCCAAGTTCTTCTGACAACAATCTGCAACAGCGGACAACCGTGGGGGGAGCTATCAGACAATGAAGCAGCCGAAGCATCAAAAAAAGTGGAAGATGCCGCATTTCAACTACTGGCTAGCGCTACTTAGCTTTTGCCTGGTGCTTTTGGTTCATCCAGTCCTTGCAGCGGAGCGCCCGACGAAAGTTTCTTTAACCACCCTTGATTCACCTTCTCCATTGAGTCAGCAGACTCAGGATGCAGCCCAACTGCTGGAAACAGGCCGACAGCGTTACGAGGCTGGGCAATTGGCTGACTCTGTCAGGGCATTTCAACAAGCGGCGGAAGCCTATGGGACACAGGCAGATCCTCTGAATCAGGCATTGAGCTTGAGTTATTTATCCCTGGCGGCTCAAGCTCTGGGAGACTGGCAGCAGGCAGAAGACAGCGTTGCCACCAGTCGTAAGTTAATCAATGCCTTACCACCGGGCGATCGCGATCGCACAAAAGTATTAGCCCAAGTGCTAAATACCCAGGGAAAGCTGCAACTGGCTCAAGGAAAGGCTGAAGCCGCACTGACAACCTGGCAAGCGGCTGAGCAGGCCTATGCTCAAATCAATGATGGGGTTGGTGTAATTGGTAGCCGCATTAACCAGGCCCAGGCCCTACAAAGTCTGGGAATGTACCATCGGGCACAGAATCTCTTAAAGCGGATTAACCAGCAACTCAATGACCAGCCACCTTCTGCGCTCAAAGTTGTCGGTTTGCGCAATTTGGGTGAAGTGTTGCAGGTGACTGGCGATCTGACCAATGCCCAGACGGCCTTAGAAGAAAGTTTGAGGCTGGCTCAACAACTAAATTTGCCTGAAGAGACCAGTGCTGCCCTGTTTAGCTTGGGTAATGCTCAACGGGCTGTCCAGGATCGTCAAGCTGCCTTGCAATCTTACCAGCAAGCAGCGGCAACAGCTTCTAGCAAAATGACACGTCTGGAAGCTCAGGTCAATCAGCTCAGTTTGCTGATTGATTTGGAAGATTGGTCAGCCGTTGAGGCGCTACTACGGCAACTGGAGCCTCAACTTGTCAATCTTTCCCCCAGTCGCACCGGTATTGATATCCAAGTGAATTGGGCTGCCAGTGCTCTGCGTGGCCATCGGCAACAGACCCATGGAAACTTGCCGCCCTTGCGAGAAATTGCGACTCGTCTGGCGACTGCCGTCAAACAGGCCCGGTTGCTTCAAGATCCTCGAGCAGAATCTTTTGCGCTGGGATATCTGGGGCATCTATATGAGCAAACGCAGCAATGGTCAGAGGCCAAAAAGCTGACTCAGCAGGCCTTGCAGTTAGCTCAAACCATTGATGCTACGGATATTGCCTATCGCTGGAGCTGGCAGCTAGGCCGGATTTATAGGCAAATGGGCGATCGCGCCGCCGCCATTGCGGCCTACTCTGAATCGGTGCAACTTCTGAAAGCACTACGCCGAGATCTAGTTGCCATGAGTGAGGCAGTGCAGTTTTCCTTCCAAGAGACGATTGACCCTGCCCATCGAGAACTAGTCGAGTTATTGGTGGAATCTCCAACTCCCGCACAAGCCGATGTGCAAACCGCCAGAAGTGTGATTGAAGCACTACAGCAGGCAGAGTTAGAGAGTTTTCTTCGCTCTGCCTGCCTAGAGCAAGCGATCTCAAATATTGAGACCGCCGATCCGTCAGCAGCTATTATTTATCCAATCTTTTTGAAGGAGAAATTTGTTGTTATTAGCTCCATACCTGGTCAACCCCTTAGTTTTTACTCCATACCGCTAGCCAAAACAAAACTTGAAGCCGTTTTAGAGCAGGCTCTGGTATCACTTAATCCCATCTATGATGATCAAGAGCGTCTGCACCTGTTTGGAGAGATCTATAACTGGCTGATTCGACCAATAGAAACCTCACTGGCCAAGAGTAAGGTCAAAACTCTGGTCTTTGTACTAGAGGGAAAGT is from Leptothermofonsia sichuanensis E412 and encodes:
- a CDS encoding DUF928 domain-containing protein; translated protein: MTSRMTPIKPYLYARSFICVMLIICLGIANCSLPGWAQNFSSKGRPRRSTGGASRGGCPQTPKPLTALAPIAAESGGKTTQTHPSFWVYVPYHLSPTTLIKLVLRDEADQDVYEAEIAGSVLSPGVVGLTLPAAAPALEPGKSYTWYFEVYCRKNDAPAFVSGWVERVALNPSIMKQIEQATPLQRSDLYAKELVWYDALSTLAEARRTKPDDPSLNSRWQTLLRLPSVGLDPFVSEPLIDCCHPQ
- a CDS encoding CHASE2 domain-containing protein, which gives rise to MLIPGKLVVLKLDGDLEQQGFRVTLEIGIEGDRPSLEQMAMLPPDPALVLLLDQWQQAYRSLGIPGRIIPQEIIYGGSVNWQESCQQTARALRDRFNRWLDAEEFRRVDRCLRENLNLHEPVHMVVRTQDWNVRRLPWHLWNLLEHYTRIEISLSCLTVQRLRSSRTAIPDGKVRILAILGNCTGINVAADRNRLQQLPNAAVTFLVEPPRQQLNQHLWQHPWDILFFAGHSQTEGEAGRLYINPQESLTLEELKYGLRRAISQGLQLAIFNSCDGLGLAQELEHLHLPQLIVMREPVPDPVAQEFLHYFLDALVQGEPLYLATRQAREQLQGLEGKFPCASWLPVIFQHSLDCSLSWQGLLGNREELSAAVAENADPEVSGTLPESQPAILTQSPPWKSWRFVLLTSWLVTSLVMGLRFLGWLQPLELLAFDHLMRLRPTEPPDDRLLLITIDEFDLHYQDKQGMQRQGSLSDTALHQLLKKLALHQPIAIGLDIYRDRPLASDQPELKSLLQHLIAVCTIGNGDKAPPIKPPPEVPLEQIGFANLPLDPDDKIRRHTIGMASDADCQTSQSFSYLLAQRYLARRNLPSRLVDTRLYIGNQVFPSLEAHTGGYHQPGLGGYEVLLNYRAAQPIARQISLTKILNGSMDGELAALVRDRIILIGTIAPTFRDYHLTPYGEKSGVEIHAHMVSQILSAVLNGRPIFWYLPQWGDVLWIWAWGMVTGIVGLSMVSRIRLILAGVVVAGGALYGCCFLILLQAGWVPLIPAALVLVGTGGSVIALKSKI
- a CDS encoding DUF1822 family protein, with product MMPFTRESAVFTMPLTLKAHQIANQFRQQQPNPQKAKQVYLNTLAVQAVQSYLSWFGIETDLAASDSWNGAMQALADTADLVIRHRGKLECRPVLPGAESCYVPPEVRSDRLGYVAVQFNQELSEATLLGFVPAVIGSEIALQHLRSLAELLDDLCPVEPAESIRQPVELRRWLQGVVEMGWQTIDQLLGEPQPAWSFRSGESLQGLDLPATRGKLLDLKRWSDDAPLALVVGLRPVDESSMDIWVRIFPTGNQTYLPPELELLVLDETGIAVMQAQSRNTEIIQLKFKGMPGEKFSIQIISGKQSITEAFVL
- a CDS encoding sigma-70 family RNA polymerase sigma factor; protein product: MNEPDEASTDVIDRQLKQLAIAAQQQPPKSRERQRALAQLIGGIERSRRLARPRREQFQGLYEEIYAEAVQRLFAHICDKIDRYQPDRGEVLQWANFLLNRQFFIEASREVFATLPRGVKRLTLDDLDRNNPSEVNPQLMPLPSQQVLQCLEDDPDGLFQRSHIDRHPQANFQFLAIKRLAGYSWQELSDELGIAIPTLSSFYQRCLIRFAPQLKAYLS
- a CDS encoding NF038122 family metalloprotease, whose translation is MVTFNFSYVPGTTLEQMVGFETAGRIWSSYLKDDVTINLHVGVSSDLPTGAIGGALPGIHANQRYENWRIQLANDRTSADDQSAFLHQQDDPDKFTALINGYKVDNNETLNMTRANAKALGMLPAQDTALDGYIVFGSLSWRSLYSWSYDYTLGPDSSQALDFLSTAVHEIGHVLGFVSGIDKPGWLTQVIDYYASASDFYASLTGQLGHATPLDMFRFSAESRRQAGSGDSWIDLSVRGNPYFSVDGGWSSVGQFSTGKEMRRLGGDGYQASHWKKGTLGVMNPTLAPGSRMLVSGIDLRAMDVIGWDLAPNAMNLNLDLSALVEQSRQALADRLGKPVDWLTNHANVASQQLTQDLSRELEIMVENSQVYEWGVRIQFGGYRQVIEMMSRQEIYTSFQTLDSEGLSTSWEQGSSPVNLAEAIADFSGKITSRQGVKPMNWLQQISMSGIEFDKFTSRLIRQLVRAIAFQPVSDAAASTASFTSTFENLAFSGNQLLKVEKMQPTFLNWQTYYYGKSVESPFSEVFQEVVDNQFFEPWLNGFQMI
- a CDS encoding beta strand repeat-containing protein, with protein sequence MNRLQPVQSIDFSRLLLSSLFAGMMVSHIAPVSAQIIPDATLPNPSSVPAGCTACTIEGGTVRGSNWFHSFSQFSIPTGGEAFFNNADPAIQNIIARVTGGSASSIDGVLRANGTANLFLLNPSGIVFGPNAQLNLGGSFIASTADRLLFADGTEFSAVNPTVSPLLTVSVPLGLQYGSDPGPIEVQGPGNNLFVATDPFEIVRAFRPPGLQVQPGQTLALVGGNLFLPGGNLTAEGGRIELGSVTGGTVSLVPTNPGWAVSYQGAAGFGEIRLTQAASADVSGDSGGTVQVQGRRVSLAEGSSLLTLTTGSGRGGQLTIRATESVEVSGFSTDPVFGPLFPSSLLAEVDLGATGQGGDVTITTGQLLLTDGAKVSVSTSGPGPGGNLQIQAETIELARSSLFFGPSQLAADAGNPDSGQGGSIKVGANQIRLGGGGWITAIAEGTGNAGTIRLSAEAIDLTGGSVDDLPALITTQVAPDSSGNGGEIWLQANRLKVSDGAQVSTSTFGAGNAGRLQIFAQDIEVIGGAVQGPSALLSTVEPGATGQGGNLEITTGRLRVADGAQVASDTLGEGKAGDLLVNARIVELAGFSLQGSSGLFAGALIGSGAGGDVRVTADRLVIRDGATISVSNFPSRDLSIPAGTGSVGNIQINSRFVQLDGESSLTAASAGGDKGNIFVNAQVIELRRGSSISTNALGTATGGNISINTDFLVAVKEENSDITANAVSNFGGRVVIEAISILGLEFRPQLTPFSDITASSDLGPLFSGVVEIRTPDSDPSRGITSLPSGLTDASDLIAATCERAPGNTFLVVGRGGLPTDASQPLRGSSVWSDLRLSAISRQSGQNTGPSKLSPTVQSSGTRKPPEPIVEAQRWVKDEKGQIFLVTQVSQTSGVGQWDTVIDCATHRSALPSSSDNNLQQRTTVGGAIRQ